A region of the Phoenix dactylifera cultivar Barhee BC4 chromosome 10, palm_55x_up_171113_PBpolish2nd_filt_p, whole genome shotgun sequence genome:
CCTGTATATGAGGCAACCAACTACAACGACAGTTGAAATAAGTATTTGAAACTTAGAAGACTGACATATTAAGTCAAGCTCACCTGCGCCCTAATAACAGCACTTCTCTTGTCCTGCTCAGCCTTTTCTACAACAAACTTGGCCCGCTCAGCTTCCTGTGCTGCCACCTGTTTAGCTTCAATTGCATGTGTAAACTCTTTCCCAAAGCTCAACGCTGTAATAGATACATCATCCAATGCAATATTGAAGTTTGCAGCCCTCTCAGTCAATACCTTCCTTATTTCTCTACTTACAGCCTGCAAGATATGATTAATTTCTTCAAGCAATTTTTTCATAAATTACAtactaattaattttttatgtaTAATTACAATATAAACCATAACAAATTACAAGGtacaaaataaatttaaatgagTTTGTTTCAAAATGCCTCTCTTTGTGTGATCAGCTGGCTGGCATTGTATTTTGCTACAACAGCCTTCAAAGTTTCGTGGATAATTGATGGCAGAACCCTTTCATTGTAATTCTCTCCAAGAGTACGGTATATCGTAGGCAAATGATCTGGCAAGGGTCGAGTAAGAACCCGAAGCCCGATTTTTACCTAAGCAAAAAGTACATGTTTCAGCAACCACAGTAGCAGAGATACTAAAAAGAGTAGGGAGAAAAGGTACTTTGACTTTGCAAAAGCCTAATAAATTAGTAGTTAAAGCACACACATGTAGATAAGACTGATTACATGTCAGTATGTAAACTCAAGCATAAATTGATGAAATTGCCATTTAGTTAAGATatttttcttgatcaatcatgaCACATTATTACCTACACATGTCCAACTAATATTTGGTTAAATCACGTGAATGAAGTTAGCAGTAACTAACACATGAAGAGGCAGTGTTAACGTTACAATCTCAACAAGAAAAAATTAAGATAGATATATGAGATAGAGAGGAGATAGAGAGATCATATGATACATGAAGCATTGAGAGAAGGCTAAGCAAACAGGGTAATCTTCATTAGCAACAAgatatataacataatttggATGTCCTCTGTCCTAAAAAACAATCCAACAGAAATATTCATAGATGTTGTTCCACCTGTTACTCCATCAAAAAACCAACATCAAAACCAAAATCAAGCAGATTTcgtatcaaataaaataaagggaaATTATCTTTTGTATTCATCTGTAATTCAGTATCcgcaaaaaataaaatgtttcaGGTTTTAAAAGGAATCAAACTAATCAAAGCTATTTAACAGGATAAAACAGTGTAAGTCTTGGCCAttggcaagaaaaaaaaactgtaaACTTTGTTTAATAAAGTTTTAACTAGATCACAAATTTGCTAATGATCCAGAAAGCAGTGCTGGAGAGGAAGATGTGATGGTTGGGAGCTGGGATATTGTCACACTGTAAACATTCTAGAAAACAAAACCTTCTGTCGACTTTCAAATCTCAATGAAACACAGAAGCTCACCAAAATCAACATCAGTAAACACCACAGAACTCCCTGCTGAATGAGCCTGGATATGGATCAATACAGAACACTCACAAGCCACAAAATCCCTCAGCTGGGGAGGTCTTACAAAGAGCTTTAATCTCCATAGAACAGTTCCTAACCAGCTCATCAAGCCCCATATTGACATGAGCATTACCAAAGTTAAGCTTGAGAAAGGCACTCAAGGGTGACACCCAACATGCCCCAATGAAGTGTAAACTTTATCAACACTCACATGCAAAATTGTTCAACATTTATGTGCGTGTCAAATAGCTCAAAGTGGTTAGGTTTCAAACTCATCTCCAATTTAAGTTTATCTCTAATAAGTTGCTCTTCATCCCACATAAGCAAATTGATCATCAAGCAACAAATACCACTTCCAtcatttctgaaaataaatccaATGTTTGTTCTAAGAATGCTAAGGCCATTGCACTATGTAGAACAAAGAGTCAAGATTGCAAGTTAATACGTGCATAACCTGCAGTACAATCATGAGTGCGTCTAATGGAATGAAGCATCACTACTCCAAAAAACAGTCCAAATTCGGTAGTTAAAGATTAGCAGCAGCCACATACCAATAAAATGTAGATTACACCAAGTTGTGATTCAAAAGTCAATTGTGTGGGTGTAAAGGAATTATACCATTTGCAGATCCCAACTACCAGAAGTGCTTTCCACAAGATGCGGACGGGCACGAACATCATATATGATAGGTCTCTCAAACCAGGGGATAATTAAATGAGTCCCTTCAGGGTAAACCTGCATATAATCTCTGTTTAGGTACTGTATCCAAAAATTATAAATACAAAGTCCACCACAACCATTCATTGTCAACTTTATAAATCCTCATCAGATACAATCCTGTTTCAGATAACAAACCAGAATGTAAATGCCGTTAAATACTCAcgaatcccaaaaaaaaaaaaaatcttaaaagagAAATGCatactaaaaaatatttatattttgccCACGACCATTATACAAACTTAACTATCATAAGAACCACTCGAAAAATCACCTAAAAAAAACCATTCACGCAGACACGCACGCCACAcgcatctatctatctatctatgtaCGTACGTACGTATGTATCTGTGAGTGTATACGAAAACAAGTACCATTTCATCATCCCATAATACATTATCAAACTTAGAAAGGGGTATTTTCTTCAAGCATTGGATAATACAGAAGCACGAATCAATCCAAAAATGCAAAACAATTCAGTAACGGACTCGATTCAATATTgaaagcattaaaaaaaaacaaaaagaaaacatcTCAAAAATATAAAGGATTTCGAACCTTTTCCTTGATGCCATAGATGCGGTTGAAGACGATGGCCCGGTGGCCTCCATCGACGTTGTAGAGGCTGTTGAGGGCCGCGTAGACGCCGGCGCCCCCGACGAGCGCCACCTTGATGAGCGTCGCCGCCGAGCCGGCGCCGGGGATATTCGGAACCTTGGCGTTCTTAAAATTCATCTCTCGTCCTTCGCTCCACCTCAAACCCCTAAAAAAtccaaagaaaaagagaagatgcAGATCAAGAAATCGAGGGTTTGCGGTGAAATAGAGATCGAATTCCTACCGAGAGAGAGAAtttgggaggaggaggaggaggaggagaagcggCGGCGATGGGGTCGGTGGACTGTTTGGGTTTTAGGAAGGCGACGGTGTCCGCCTTCTCCTTGGTTTGGGGTTTTAGTAGGAGCAAGCGGGGTTTCGTTAAAACTGGGTAAAAAGAGATATGGATGGACGGCTTGGATTTGTTGGGTTTGGGGAGCTTGATCAAACGGCCACGAGTTGGGGTGCAATGATGTTATGGAATAACGACCATACCATAAAGTTGATGCAAAAAATCATCGTAGTCATCATACTACCTTTATATTTTATACTTGTTATGAATTGAAACATCCCTAATAATCACATACAAAATTTGCCACATCCGTTGTATATCAAtactataataaaataataccgGTACTTGGTTTTGTGCCCGTAAACTTTGGTTATATGTATCgcctaaattataaattattgatAACTAATAAATTTTAAAGTTTAACTAACATGATCAACACATCTCTTATTGAAATGTTTACAAGGAGATCAAAGTATTTAAATCATGCTACTTAGCTTGTATCTAGCTTGTACCTTGCTCAAACCGAAAAATAGGTGAAAAGTTCAATTTGTGTTGGCAAAAAAATAGCTGAGAGTACCAATTCTAGCACTTCAAAACTAGTAACTCCTGCTAGCGACTCATTGGATTTGGGACCAAAATCTTTGGCTTAGATATTCTGTATCCAGGTTGGCTTTGGATCAAGAAAAACCTAAACCAGACCAGATCCATTTGAAGCTTGTAGTGCATGGCTCATCATTTATTATAAGATTGTTTACCATTTGTAAAGTTTGCTCCGCTATGAAAACAAAGCACCAAACACCTGGCAGCAGTAAAGTGTCAGATAAGTAGTATGGTAGCCAGAAAATGAAAGCAACCAAGAAATTTTTGAATGGCAAGCACTAATCTTCCAGGTCTTAATGCATCCTTGAAGCACAATGATTGATCTAACTTTCCGATTAAACCTGTAAATCATATCCTCGCACCTTTCTCACTGCTCATCTTATGTCAAGGTAGAAGCTATTCTCTCATGGCTATGTACAATCAACCCAATAACTTTCATCACAAAATAGATTCCTGATCTAGACATTTCAATTTTAATCCTATGAAGACAGTCTACAATACTAGAATGTCAATTTTGAGAGGCAAGTTCTTTATctgaatatctgaaatcaagcaTTGGATTTAAAAAAATGACCTTTGCTGCATTGctgaatttaatagaatgacCCTATCACTTGGGATAAAATGTACCTCGGAGGAAACAAATTGCAGTTCAAAACAATTACAGAAGATATATTACAGACACCACCATAAAACCTCCACTGCACTCTGTCATGAGCACCTTGAAACTACTTTTCCTTTAAAAATTTCTCCATCCACCTTTATACAAAAAGGGCTTTGATTTTGGCGGACCAGTTTTGCTCTAAGGGAGCTGATGGctgttctctctctttcttctaacTATTAACATAACTCTTCGTCTGGGAGCATTGCAGTCAGAAGGGAGTACTTGACCCGTAGGGAAATTTTACCCCTCTCCAAATGCAGCTTTGCACCTGAGACCACCCAGTAACCCGGTGAGTGCTGTGGGCCACGCGCCATTTCTGTTGTATCAACAAATTTAAGAAGCTTTGGGGTCTGCACTGGGACTGGCGGGCCACCAGGATACACCGCCGAGTTGATGTTCACATCTGCAGGGCGGGGTGGTGGCTTCTGGGCAGCCATTGAGAAGTGAGTGCTGATCAGTGTTGAGATGAGGCCAGATTTCTGGACCAAGTTTGGAGATCCTTCCCACTCGGGATTCTTGACCAGCGCAGCATTTAAAACTGTTGAGAAGTAGAGGCGGAGGAAGAGGACTTTCTTGAGCCCATGATGACTGACATGTAATTGTGCCCCGGTAACAAAGGAGGAATCATCTTCAGCCTCAATTGGTGCAGTGTAGACATGAGAAAAGTGTCTCCACTGAACTGGCTCGTAGTGCTTGCGTTCGTATGGTTCACGAGGGAAGTAACTGTCAGGGTTGTCCTGGAGCTGGAGGATTtgaggaagggaggaaagatGTTGGAGATGAATCGCTAATCTGTTGCTCCGCTTCCCTTCTAGGTATAACCGAAGGCCAGTGACTGGCCTCTTGCCTACATCAACCTGCAACAAATATAAATTCAGAAgcaatgaaatatatttttaaaaaaaaatccaaaatcatATGCCGGGACTGAAATAATGGAGGATCTTGGATAAGGACAATCTGATGAAAGTATCCACCATATGTCACACACTACATGCTGGCTTTCATATGAAAACATAAGTATTTTAACAGACTTTCTCTGATACATAAACAAAGAAGCTTATTTGTCAAATCTCAGACTGGCTACGCAGAGCCTACATTGCCATTCTAATAGATAATGACACATCTAAAATTTTTTACCCAAAATTGAAACAAGAAAGACAAGGAAACAGTGAAGAAACAAAATTAAGGTACTAATTTCAATAAAACTCAACCTGCAGTTGAACACTGACTGCTCCTGTGCAAAAACAATCTTGCTGAACATTGAGGAGAATTGAATGGGTGCTTCAAGAGATACAGTGAATGGTATGATCAAGCAATTGGATTCCTATTTTTGTTCTTAAGATTGGCatttaaaagagaaaaattaGTGGTCTACAAGATAGCGCACTGTCAATGTTTCTATTCAACAGAAAATAGCTAATCATGGAAGTTAGTAAACATGGGAGAATCTGATGGGATCATTCTGTAAACTAATATTGAGGATAGAATAAAAATGTAGGAGGTATATCCTGTATATTGATCGTAGAGAGAAAATATGACGTTTGGATGAGGTTTTAGTGGTATGAGTTGGAGTCGGACTCCAACTGCATCTGTAATCAGTATACAAGACATTGTAATTGGCCTGAAAAGTGCTTGattaggattgcaggatcaaCCACCTCATGTTCCCTCCAATCTTTGCCTTTTATTGCCTCTTCTAAGATGACTGGATGGCCCCACTCCATATTGCCGCCTCTGTACAAGATATCATTGGGTATAATAGCCAAGCATCTTCCCTGGTTGACtacttccctctcttctttcctgTCAATACAACCTCCTTTCCTCGTCCTCCCCTAACCCCAGCAAACTCATGGTcccctctttcttctcatgGAGAGATTGAAGTTGACAACAATGAGAGGGTGGATACATCCAGTCTGGTGTCCTAGCAGGCTAGCAGCCAACTGCCAGAATGTGCAAAGAGCAAGCAATCTTTCCCGCTGCTATGCACAAACACACACAGAAAGCATGCAGCGGTGTCACAATGGCCAGGAGCACAACAATCAGGTCAGGCCAAGTGCACCCCAAGCCTGAGATATGCCTACCACTCCAGGCTTTGGCCACCAAATTAGACGCAAAATCAAGCCCAAGCCAGGACACAGAAGTTTGATCCTACCCTATGGTCCAATCCCACCGATCCCCAGAACTATTGGACATTCAGAAAACCCCTAACCCCACAAGATAACAGCATCATTTATGAAAGACCAAAGAAGTCTATTTAACAGCAACAATCTCACTCGTGTAGCGTGTTTGTGCATCAAAACATCCCCTTACGGCATTCACATGTTTACTTTGCTTAACCAGGGCTTGAAAGTCAGCCTAGCATAAACCTTGCATTCTTCAATGATTTGTAGAAGCATATGGGAGTTGATAATTACTACCAAGAACCTACAGTTTGATCAAATTGACTACTTACCATACTGCTGTTAACATAGAGCTTTGGACCCAGGAGCTTAAACTGTAGAGAAGAACTGCTCTGTTGTTTCCGCTGAGGACCAAGGGGAAGGTCACTGTAAACAGGTGCCCATTGTCTTGGCaattgaaactccaaaaattgatGAAGTTCCTCTATCGGTGGCTTATCTGAAATGAGGATGggaataatcatgaaaatcaaaacaaattATATGGGTATTATAAGTAAGGTGCAATGACAAAAAGAAAACTCGGACAAATCAGAATTGAACATCATTAAATGTCAGGAAACTGTTTTTGCCTCTCCCATGATTGTAGAAAATGGATCAACCAGATGCCACCTGTTAAACCCTCCAATTGATTACAGCCCAAGTTATATGAAGAGGAATGGGGTGAAAACAGTAAATGCCTACTGCAGCACATTTCCCAAAGACTACAATGAACCGCAATCCACTCGATGAAACCAACCAATGATTAATTTTATGAAGAAAAGAAGTAATATTTAAAAATGGTAAAAgatgctaattttttttttttaactttacaTCTGACTAATTGACGATTGGTAGATACATAACTGAAAGGGTGGATGGCATGCAACTGGTTCAGAAAACTATAAAAGAAACTCATCTGTTGAGCATTCTCTAAGTGCAGAAGACCCTATGTCCTCTAGCCAGGTGGTGACAGCAGAGAtaatcttttgattcttgaggTATTATATCAGTTGAAATATGTACATGTTGATGAAAGTAATTCAAATCCATCAATGCAGCTTGTCTAACTGTAAAAGCAATGTGATCATTAAAGGAAGAAGCTTATACTTTTCGCATTCAATAAAACATTGTAGAAGTCCGTGGCTTGCAAAGTGCATGCACATGCACGCGCGTAAGGATACAACAAAGAAAAGGTCTGTGTACATTCCAAATAATAAATGAAAACATTTCATTTGTGCTGTTATCGAAAAACTGCTCATTTTCTTGACCACTTGATGCAACAAGTCCCTAAAATTATCAAAGTACTGTGTGGATACTCTATTTTGATTCCCCGCCAAGGATTTTGGCCCTAAAGCATAAGCATAACATAGTTATGCCCTAGGAACATCAAAGCTACCCCTCATATCTATGTACAAATACCTGGAGATGCAGCATACCATTAATTGTAATGTCCACATTATATACCAATCAACAAGCATTTAGGGTAACGTAAGCATTAGGTCAATTTAGAAGTAGTTTCATTATTGAGCTAGGAAACTTCTAGCAATATTAATGCTTGAACCGAATGAGTGCCAGTCAATTCAAGCTGAAGCAAAAGCATTGTCTTACATCCACCTCTAGGTTGATCTTATAAGACAACTGAAATGTAGATAAGATCAGTTCATACTTACATCGTAGGTATAAGTTAATGGCATGACTTAAGAATCCACTACCAGGAATTCCATTTAAGAGAGATGTGATTGGCAAAAAAGACATTGAGACAACATCCGGTTCAGATTGAACAGTGTTTAACCACTCATTATGAGATAAatctttattatctttgcctCCTCTCCGCCTGAATATTTTCATGATGTCCtgaaattgaataaataaaatacaaCAGATTATTTAGTGTGACTCTAACTGAAGGTTAAAGCTTTTTGACAAAAGCATAAAGAAAGTACCTCCTTCGAACAGTAAGAACATGATGGGCTGGCATCCGCAAACCGTAGCCGTTGCTCTCTGATATCAATCTGCGCTACAAAATATTAAATTGGTTCAGTGGAAGGAAAGAAGGTCCAAATATGCACTCTTCTAGTCTGATGCTGGATGATTAATATTGAGATTTGAGACCAAGAGTTGCAATTTTGCAACATCAACTTTAGTTACAAACTGGTGCGGCAAAATCAGCTACAATGGAAAATGCATATGCACCAGCTATTCTGTCAAAATACCTTTGTTTAACCTATACATACTTGGGAATTTATTCACCAGAAACATAGTACAAAGCTGAGACAATATTTGTAGCATAAAGACATGCTAAATTCTCCTGCATGCACTAGTGTATATATAGTTTACAACAAATGGTAgcaggaattctccatgaactTCTGATATAGCCCAGGCAAATTgcgtaaaaaaaagaaatgaatttcatcttttctttcaCAAAATGCAGCTACAAAGGATaacaaaaagataaaatttaaataatcataCAAAACTAAAGTAACAGGAAAACCCAATCACTATCAGTCTCTAGAGACATAAATATAAAAACAGATGACTGTTAAGACCGGCAGATTTTTTATTATCCCTCATCTGTTTAGCCATTATGTTTCTGTTCAATGCCCTCCCCAACCCTTAGACCCCCTACCCCcaccccccttcttcctcttcctcttctccttacTTTTTTATCTTGTATGTAAGTATAAATTCAGCAATATAAATATAACCAGCAAGAAATGGTCACAGGAATACTAAGGTTCAACGATTAGCCTTGAATAgcaaatccttctagttttacTCTGGAAATTTGATACATGGACAAAATTACAAGTCAGTTCCACCAATGATAGTGAATTAAATGCTCATGTATTTTGCCACAGGATGATATACATGCAGTCATTTTGCTGTGCAATAATTGGTAAAAATgattataaaaaaaactaaggCCACGAATTCCCCTATGTATGTTACATTAGGCAGTACAAGACACGAGTCATTTTCCCAATTAAACAACTTGTCTCTTGCTTATAAGTCAGTTAGAAGGAAGGAATATGACCTTGCATTCACACATAAACATACAAATGTTATTTTGTCCTGTTGCCTAAGTACCTCAGTTTAGATACAACTACaatgtttttttaatattttggtatattagaagtcaaaacctataaaaaaaaaggtatgcGCTAACATAACTTTGTCAGATAATATGAGCTGCTTTTAGTTTTGTTCCCTTCTTTGATTGGGTGATCTATCTGCCAGTAACATAGAGAAGCATCCTATCTTGCCATCTTAGATTACTCCTGTTCTTTTTACCAAAtatatcaagcattcattcccCGAAGCTGACATTAACTTGAAAACACAAAAAAGGATTTTTCATAATCAATAAGAAACACCTTATCCTGCCCATATGCTTCTTTAGAATTCCCATAGTATTGTCCGTTTACATCAAGAAATCTCCTATCTGCCCACTCCTTCAACATTTCCTGAACTTCAACAGGTTGGAGGCTTGATGAGTGCTGTTGTCTCACACAAATTACATCCTTTCCTCCCATCTTCACACCAACAACAATATGAGTACCAAAGTTTAAAATAAACCTGGAATTACAAACAAAGCCCATCAAAACTTGCAAATTTACACAGAGATTAAACAAAAAGGAGTGCGATATTCATCAAGCAGGTAGCTATGGATATTCCTCAACATGTAATGAAAGATTAAGGTATTGAGCATCACAATACAAAGCCTTCATGAAGAAAAGACAAATTCTGATACTGATGCATTAGGATGAGGATAATGCTACACTAACtcttagaaaataaatataagaaaaaagtGTATTAAATATTGGGGAACTTTGATATATCAAATCATAACAATCAACGAAGTTCTTGAAATCAAATATATGCTACCCAAAACAAAACCCAGTAGAAATTTGTCGGCTAGATTTAAGACGgtctaaatttttttcaaaaaaatatgctCAAGTTTAACCAGAAAAAAGGATAAGCACCAAAACCTAAAGGTCACCATGGATATGAATGCTAAAACACTGCAGTATCCTAGTTTCTAACTTCTTAACTACAGAAACAGAAAACTCTGCAGTTGGTCAGATAAATCAAGGAACATACAATGCAATTGGACATGGTCCTAGCATTGTTACTTGTACACACGAACACTTGTCAAGTGTCCAATTGTCTAAAAGAGTCTGACAGGGCAATCTTCTAGAAATTGGCACAAGGACACATCTATATCttattttatgtaattatatGTATGCATAACTAAACATGTACTATTGTATTCATATAATGAATGATGTGCTAGACCTATGCTTCATAAGTTCATAAAATTTGATAAAACAGGAGCTAATTATTATGTTAGACTGGATAACTTTCATATAGAAGTGCCCAAAGTAGATATTTTAACGATGATGGCATCATATTATGATGGTATGAAGCATCAAGGAGTGTCATAATGTGTCCCAAGTGTCTAAGTGTCTGAACATGAAAGAACCTAAACTTTTGACGGTCACAACACTAGGACTTGGACAATCTCGTATGGAGTCTGTCTTTTCATTTAAATCAAGTGAATATCTGACCTTGCCAAAGCAGCAGGGTCCCATGTTGATGGAACAGCTTGCTTAACATGGTCACGAAGTACAATTTGAGATTTTGACAACGCAACAGTGTAAAGGGCAATGAACCATCCATCCAATGCGAGAGATTTGGTATTTGCTGCATCTTTCTGCCAACAACCTGAGAATTCAAACATATTGTTGAAAAGGCCTGAGGGAATTTTTCCAGATAAAGACAGCTCCTGGTTGAATTGCTCTGACATCTGcacaaaatttcataaaaatcaaGAGTGAGAAACTATAAATTCTTTAAACAATTACAACAGAAAATATATAAAGTTTGCTTTTCATACAGGCATTCATCTTCCTATATTAAGGAACATAGGGAGAGGAGGAGTTCGACAAAATGGTTCGTCTGCCAATCCCTCAATCAACCAGAACAATTGGCATGGAAGCACTTTGAACACATGAAATAAAATCCTTAAATGTGCTTCTGTGGAAATACCTCCTATACTTATAGTGTTATAATATATCTCACCGAGGATACTGAAAGCAAGATCTCTAGATATCAGTTACTTCAAAAGCCAGGACTAACAAAAACCAAGCCAGAGAATGGCATGGCTTCTTTTAAGACAGAAAACTTATTCTTCAGAAGACAATCCAAGAGATCCCATTAAGAGGAAATGACAAAAACCAAaaaccaaaaaccaaaaaatgaaTAACTGCTCTCACAAAAGCTTTTAAAATGTCGGAATAAACTCAAAATTAATTGCTTCAGGTTACTTGCAGGTAATATTGGTTTAAAAAAATCCATCCATATCCATCATAATTCTTGCAATTGAGCCCACCGGTTAATTGATACTGCCATATATGTGTCTCTACTCTCCATACACAACAGATGTTGATACATTCTTCATCCAGCTTGCAAAAAGATGGGGGGGGAAAGCAATTTGTAGTTTTGGTTTTTCCACGTAATATGGCCAGAGCTCTATAACAAAGGAGATAGGAGGGTTCTATAGAACTTGTGTTTATATTCTGATTTTTTGGTGTCTAGAGATACATCAGGTTCACTCTTTGATTGTTTGAAAAATGCTAGTTTACTATTGAGAGAGCAATCAGTCCggtgaactctctctctctctctctcacacacacacacacacccctcTAGCAACCTTCTGCTCCTTTTACCAACTTGTTACAGGTTTTAAAATTTTCATGGATACTTTCTACTTGATCTAATGAAACAAAAACCACATTTTTCCCCTCCTCTATATAGGACATGCCTCATCCATCCTCGGAGGCATCTCCTCCTTAACTTAGATCCTTATCTATTCTCCCTTCTAAGGTTCACCGTACTGGtcagtaccataccgtaccagaTATACAGTACCATATCATACCAGTACCGAACCGGCAATCTCGTATCGTACCAACATTCAGTACACCCCGTCATCTCGTATCGTACCATATACCAATATAGTAATAGAATGGTACCAGTATGGGGTCTGATACCGAAATGACGTAGCTATTTATTCCAAAAACTTAAATTATACTCTATATTTAACCGAATTCGAATCTTCCAAGTTAATTTTCTAATGCATCCACTTTGGCAAAACACAAATCAATATAACCCGATAAATTCACAAGTACATTGACAGCTTCAAACTCAAGACCAAGTAGTTCGGGTTATGCAAATTTGACCACCCAAAACAGAAATCATTATTCACATGATAAAATGGTTTTGCTTACAGAAAACAAGTGGAGCAATAGCTCTCAACCTACCCCTTTTTCGGATAAGCACAAACAAGCTTTTCAGGAAACTGCAGCGAAAGAAACCTTAGAGTGGGTTATCAAACAAAGAAATA
Encoded here:
- the LOC103711059 gene encoding prohibitin-1, mitochondrial-like; translated protein: MNFKNAKVPNIPGAGSAATLIKVALVGGAGVYAALNSLYNVDGGHRAIVFNRIYGIKEKVYPEGTHLIIPWFERPIIYDVRARPHLVESTSGSWDLQMVKIGLRVLTRPLPDHLPTIYRTLGENYNERVLPSIIHETLKAVVAKYNASQLITQREAVSREIRKVLTERAANFNIALDDVSITALSFGKEFTHAIEAKQVAAQEAERAKFVVEKAEQDKRSAVIRAQGEAKSAELIGQAIASNPAFLALRRIEAAREVAHTIANSANRVFLNSDELLLNLQDLNVESTTRLKK
- the LOC103711060 gene encoding MACPF domain-containing protein At4g24290-like; the encoded protein is MALKGLPSKAAETAIGSIGLGYDIAADIRLKYCKREIPDPCLIELDHDQVQDVVLPGGLCIPNVPKSIKCDKGERMRFRTDVLSFQQMSEQFNQELSLSGKIPSGLFNNMFEFSGCWQKDAANTKSLALDGWFIALYTVALSKSQIVLRDHVKQAVPSTWDPAALARFILNFGTHIVVGVKMGGKDVICVRQQHSSSLQPVEVQEMLKEWADRRFLDVNGQYYGNSKEAYGQDKIDIREQRLRFADASPSCSYCSKEDIMKIFRRRGGKDNKDLSHNEWLNTVQSEPDVVSMSFLPITSLLNGIPGSGFLSHAINLYLRYKPPIEELHQFLEFQLPRQWAPVYSDLPLGPQRKQQSSSSLQFKLLGPKLYVNSSMVDVGKRPVTGLRLYLEGKRSNRLAIHLQHLSSLPQILQLQDNPDSYFPREPYERKHYEPVQWRHFSHVYTAPIEAEDDSSFVTGAQLHVSHHGLKKVLFLRLYFSTVLNAALVKNPEWEGSPNLVQKSGLISTLISTHFSMAAQKPPPRPADVNINSAVYPGGPPVPVQTPKLLKFVDTTEMARGPQHSPGYWVVSGAKLHLERGKISLRVKYSLLTAMLPDEELC